A part of Myxococcales bacterium genomic DNA contains:
- a CDS encoding ATP-binding cassette domain-containing protein, with protein sequence MTVARIKYFSLWHIDPSDARYDHKRHEIEKILYQVADYFLLPKAVLRLPHKLSLMDALNAYAFQLGLGTHLYTQEKVSDMHMPLIARNKLSNGVSLLLPHEKNKFVVIEHNAKNYLIKSSEVEKQFSEILAFFPIQSHASSPVSLISKLIKKYFSNTVLFIISLCALALLSAFFYVVTRFFNSTGMVNILVLTISALFLILSIFAFGKLINFVSHKNYLPSMLLARSLLYQRFFSGDQQDFFKKDLFDFFQLKEKISDDIKKYLIDQKKNIFCFLMVFLNLFLVLWWNQSAAIIYSVFILLSFGIKKIIAKKYSALKKEFRLVEKLQSQYVEAFKATFGMSVSFGGLDALLGKISENWENIRKLKLKLKTLKFSKENLKVVFPLLLLTVSVGFIFWWQIQLSFNEMIIVVIDALLVGYALARYSFKLLREPLSKDTAKELSSLNQKIFGLKVLPINLTGRIELLNVSFHYDDASFSIFKNINVVVEAGKFYQIIGPSGRGKSTLLKLMSGFIFSKNGEVLLDGQDIKSLDIDATRAHFGVVSQESSLFAGTIYDNIICGRKISHKKLEELLLSYEIFDYILDLPLGLQSYVFGHGNNLSKAQILIILLARALIHEPKILFMDEIFEGIDATEQKNLKDFLSSINITRLLVSHQALDIKNTNIINSETFLLKNQS encoded by the coding sequence ATGACAGTGGCAAGGATAAAATATTTTTCTTTGTGGCACATCGATCCAAGTGATGCTCGGTATGATCACAAACGACACGAAATCGAAAAAATATTGTACCAAGTGGCTGATTATTTTTTGCTGCCAAAAGCAGTGCTTCGACTTCCCCACAAGCTTTCGCTTATGGATGCTCTTAACGCTTATGCGTTTCAGTTAGGTTTGGGTACGCACCTTTATACGCAAGAAAAAGTGAGTGATATGCACATGCCACTCATTGCTCGCAATAAACTGAGCAATGGTGTGAGCCTCCTATTGCCCCATGAGAAAAATAAATTTGTGGTTATAGAGCACAACGCAAAAAATTATCTAATCAAATCGAGCGAAGTAGAAAAACAATTTTCAGAAATTTTGGCTTTCTTTCCCATTCAGAGCCACGCTAGCTCCCCTGTTTCTTTAATCAGTAAACTCATAAAAAAATATTTCTCAAACACGGTGCTATTTATTATTTCTTTATGTGCACTGGCTCTGCTTTCTGCATTTTTTTATGTTGTGACGAGATTTTTTAATAGCACTGGTATGGTTAATATTTTAGTCCTTACAATCAGTGCTTTATTTTTAATCCTTAGTATTTTTGCTTTTGGAAAATTAATTAATTTTGTATCGCATAAAAATTATCTTCCTTCTATGCTGCTTGCTCGTTCACTACTCTATCAACGCTTTTTTAGCGGTGATCAACAGGATTTTTTTAAAAAAGATTTATTTGATTTTTTTCAGTTAAAAGAAAAAATATCCGATGACATTAAAAAATATTTAATTGATCAGAAAAAAAACATTTTTTGTTTTTTAATGGTTTTTTTAAATTTATTTTTAGTGCTGTGGTGGAATCAAAGTGCAGCGATAATTTATTCGGTGTTTATTTTACTTTCATTTGGAATAAAAAAAATAATTGCAAAAAAATACAGCGCATTAAAAAAAGAGTTCCGCTTAGTGGAAAAATTGCAAAGCCAGTACGTTGAAGCATTTAAAGCCACATTTGGCATGTCTGTCAGTTTTGGGGGACTAGACGCATTGCTCGGTAAGATAAGTGAAAATTGGGAAAACATAAGAAAACTTAAGCTAAAGCTCAAGACTTTAAAATTTTCTAAAGAAAATCTAAAAGTTGTGTTTCCTCTTTTGCTTTTGACTGTGTCGGTAGGGTTCATTTTTTGGTGGCAAATCCAGCTTAGTTTTAATGAAATGATCATCGTAGTGATAGATGCGCTTTTAGTAGGCTATGCCTTGGCTCGTTATTCTTTTAAGCTACTTAGGGAGCCTTTAAGCAAAGACACTGCTAAAGAACTTTCAAGCTTGAACCAAAAAATATTTGGACTGAAAGTTTTGCCCATCAATTTAACAGGGCGCATCGAGCTATTAAATGTTTCATTTCATTATGATGATGCAAGTTTTAGTATTTTTAAAAATATCAACGTAGTTGTAGAGGCTGGGAAATTTTATCAGATTATTGGTCCTTCAGGGCGAGGGAAATCGACTTTGCTGAAATTAATGTCGGGGTTTATTTTTTCTAAGAATGGCGAAGTATTGCTTGATGGGCAGGATATAAAAAGTTTAGACATCGATGCCACTCGAGCGCATTTTGGTGTGGTTTCTCAAGAGAGCTCACTTTTTGCTGGTACTATTTATGACAATATTATTTGTGGGCGAAAAATAAGCCATAAGAAGCTTGAAGAGCTTCTTCTTTCTTATGAGATTTTTGATTATATTCTTGATTTACCGCTGGGGTTACAAAGTTATGTTTTTGGCCATGGAAACAATCTTTCTAAAGCACAAATCTTAATTATTTTGCTTGCTCGGGCACTTATTCACGAGCCGAAAATTTTATTTATGGATGAGATATTTGAGGGGATCGATGCCACAGAGCAAAAAAATTTGAAGGATTTTTTAAGCTCCATAAACATTACTCGTTTGTTGGTTTCTCACCAAGCGCTTGATATAAAAAATACAAACATAATTAATAGCGAAACTTTTTTGCTCAAAAACCAATCATAA